In Chitinivibrionales bacterium, a single genomic region encodes these proteins:
- a CDS encoding DUF763 domain-containing protein, giving the protein MKRSGTADLPLHGGTVPTWLSARMTELGREIVSAIVYDYGPSAFLSRLSDPFWFQALGCVLGMDWHSSGITTSVMGALKRGLNPVAHELGIFVCGGRGKHSLKTPQELMDLSDHRGLNGTELVHASKLSAKVDNTCVQDGFGLYLHSFIVTKEGEWAVVQQGMNQKTGWARRYHWHSPTVRTFIDNPHTAVMGKNIGAITNLSDSRAADNRNGIVEFLRLHPDKQKKEFRHLAMARPHQVTPRHVDSKRLGAVLASAYEKQFESFTDALLLKGVGPRTIQSLALVSEIIHGAPHRFDDPARFSFAHGGKDGAPFPVPLKTYDESIGVLKNAVNKAKIGQSDRARGLKKLSKLSYFIENNFAPGADVKKVIAHERKHSHEFGGMTVKGPVQAPRKSKAGAQQLSLFD; this is encoded by the coding sequence ATGAAACGATCAGGTACAGCAGATCTTCCTTTACACGGCGGAACAGTTCCGACATGGCTTTCTGCGCGAATGACCGAACTGGGGCGGGAGATCGTTTCCGCTATTGTCTATGACTACGGACCATCGGCATTTTTATCCCGACTGAGCGATCCGTTCTGGTTTCAGGCGCTGGGGTGCGTGCTCGGGATGGACTGGCATTCATCGGGGATAACGACGTCGGTGATGGGCGCGCTCAAGCGGGGGCTCAATCCGGTTGCGCATGAACTGGGGATTTTTGTTTGCGGTGGACGGGGCAAGCATTCGCTGAAAACGCCGCAGGAGCTTATGGATTTGTCGGATCACCGGGGGCTCAATGGAACAGAGCTGGTGCATGCCTCAAAGCTGAGTGCCAAAGTCGATAATACCTGCGTGCAGGATGGCTTTGGGTTATATCTTCACTCTTTTATCGTCACCAAAGAGGGGGAGTGGGCGGTGGTGCAGCAGGGAATGAACCAAAAGACCGGCTGGGCCCGTCGGTACCACTGGCATTCACCGACCGTACGGACTTTTATTGACAATCCTCATACTGCCGTTATGGGAAAAAATATCGGCGCAATTACCAACCTCAGTGACAGCAGGGCAGCAGATAACCGCAACGGCATTGTCGAATTTTTAAGGCTCCACCCGGATAAACAGAAAAAGGAATTCCGTCACCTGGCAATGGCGCGGCCCCATCAGGTAACGCCGCGGCATGTGGATTCCAAACGACTGGGTGCGGTTCTGGCGTCGGCGTACGAAAAACAGTTTGAATCTTTTACCGATGCGCTTCTTCTCAAAGGGGTTGGTCCCCGAACGATCCAGTCCCTTGCCCTTGTAAGTGAAATAATTCACGGCGCTCCGCACCGCTTTGATGACCCCGCGCGATTTTCGTTCGCCCACGGCGGTAAGGACGGCGCACCCTTTCCCGTGCCGTTGAAAACCTATGATGAAAGTATCGGCGTACTCAAAAACGCAGTCAATAAAGCAAAGATCGGTCAAAGTGATCGGGCACGGGGATTGAAAAAACTGTCAAAACTTTCGTACTTTATCGAGAATAATTTCGCCCCCGGTGCAGACGTCAAAAAAGTGATCGCGCATGAGCGAAAACACTCGCATGAGTTTGGCGGGATGACTGTGAAAGGGCCCGTACAAGCGCCCCGGAAATCAAAAG
- a CDS encoding T9SS type A sorting domain-containing protein gives MALNGNTVHLCFTGREGSELKYYVIDPYKLCNVTATSSKPSQMLKSSTSPQVYLKPNRDAGRCAVSYHVDKASHVKAAIYDASGAHISTSVHSAPQAGSYTMDLGGKRLSQGLYLVRVEVDGAQVVSRKLIF, from the coding sequence ATGGCTCTTAACGGCAATACGGTCCATCTTTGCTTTACCGGCAGGGAAGGCAGCGAGTTGAAATATTATGTTATCGACCCGTATAAATTGTGCAATGTAACCGCGACTTCTTCGAAACCATCACAAATGCTGAAATCATCGACATCGCCTCAGGTGTATCTGAAACCCAACCGGGATGCCGGCCGTTGCGCTGTGTCGTATCATGTCGATAAGGCATCGCACGTGAAGGCTGCCATATATGATGCCTCCGGTGCGCATATCAGCACATCGGTTCATTCGGCGCCTCAGGCCGGAAGTTACACAATGGACTTGGGCGGAAAACGGTTGTCGCAGGGCCTTTACCTGGTGCGTGTTGAGGTCGACGGTGCACAGGTAGTTAGCCGGAAATTGATTTTTTAA
- a CDS encoding Fic family protein → MHELFTRLSHSSEHPLITNAVFHYEFEFIHPFEDGNGRIGRLRQTGILCKWETVFKYIPVESLISENRKEHYNAINSCNNSGNSTEFIRFTMRIIHYSLLAALSLTEQATEQVKSLLTVMGKKRYSAKELMEMLNLSHRPSFLYSYLKPALSCGLIAMSNPESPRSPRQMYSLTLKGNNLKKRLHKSNLP, encoded by the coding sequence ATACATGAACTCTTCACCCGGCTCTCACACTCAAGTGAACACCCACTGATCACAAACGCAGTCTTTCACTATGAATTCGAATTTATTCACCCGTTCGAAGACGGCAACGGCAGGATAGGACGGCTCCGGCAGACAGGGATTCTTTGCAAATGGGAAACTGTTTTCAAGTATATCCCTGTTGAAAGCCTGATCAGCGAGAACCGGAAAGAGCACTACAACGCAATTAATAGCTGCAATAATTCCGGAAATTCCACTGAGTTTATCCGGTTCACCATGAGAATCATCCATTACTCCTTGCTTGCCGCACTCTCATTGACCGAACAAGCAACCGAACAAGTAAAATCCTTGCTGACGGTCATGGGCAAGAAACGATATTCTGCAAAGGAACTCATGGAAATGCTCAACCTGTCTCATCGACCGAGCTTTCTCTATTCATATTTAAAGCCTGCCTTAAGCTGCGGCCTCATAGCCATGAGCAATCCGGAGTCCCCCCGCAGTCCCCGGCAAATGTATAGCCTTACCTTAAAGGGCAATAACCTGAAAAAGCGGCTGCACAAGTCGAATTTGCCGTAA